The genomic stretch CTAACCGTAGCAAGAAGGCAGAGGCTCTCTCTCCGGGCTTCTGCAAGGTCTGGAGCAACTTAAAATATGAGGTTCTATAGTTCTCTTTATTCCCGAAGATCTGCTTCAGGGCGTCCAGGCACTGTTCCACGGTCATGGAGTCACTGGTGGCCCGGAGCATCCGCATGATGGACAGGGCGGGGCCGCGCAAGCTTTCCAGCAAACGCCGCTGCTTCTCTACCTCAGACACCCGCCACATCTGCAGCACCTCAGTCACCTGCTCCAGCCAGGCTTCAAAGCTCTCTTCGCCCGGGCCTGGGGAAGTGCTTCCCGAAAACACCTTCAGTTTTCGGTACCACATGCTTTCCTGCGGAGGCTGCAGGTCTGGTGGCCTGACTTGGGCCAAGCCTTCTGGCTGTACCTCCTCAGGGCGAGTGCTATACCCCAGGGTTTTGACCACATCCACCATCCTCCGGCCCTCAGCTTTCAGGAAGTGGTTCAGTCTGTTGATAAGCTCATCATCTGGGCTACGGGGTTTCACCACCACTTCCCAGGTACCTCCCTTTCCCGGGATCTGACTCGGCACCGTGGCATAATTGACCTGGTCGGCCAATCCAATGAGAACTGCCTTAGAGCTGTCTTCCCTTCGGAACATTCTGCCCAGCACACTGTAGGCACACAGGGGCTGTAAGCCCGCCTTCAGGGtctctttaatttcctcttcACTACACTCCACAGGGATGCCCACGATCAGCAGGGCCTTCCTGGGGTCCAGGTCCATGCCCTTGCACCAATCCTCCAACAGATTCACAGGCATTGCTCCCACTATCTG from Phocoena phocoena chromosome X, mPhoPho1.1, whole genome shotgun sequence encodes the following:
- the LOC136143102 gene encoding paraneoplastic antigen-like protein 5 yields the protein MPVNLLEDWCKGMDLDPRKALLIVGIPVECSEEEIKETLKAGLQPLCAYSVLGRMFRREDSSKAVLIGLADQVNYATVPSQIPGKGGTWEVVVKPRSPDDELINRLNHFLKAEGRRMVDVVKTLGYSTRPEEVQPEGLAQVRPPDLQPPQESMWYRKLKVFSGSTSPGPGEESFEAWLEQVTEVLQMWRVSEVEKQRRLLESLRGPALSIMRMLRATSDSMTVEQCLDALKQIFGNKENYRTSYFKLLQTLQKPGERASAFLLRLEPVLQDAVRHSPSSVRSADAIRLKHTLAQAHVSTGLQGKLRLLDQRGCAPTFLELMKLVRDEEEWQTAMAVTRERQRQVGGGHRGSGTQVAAEASVPAPPVMVRAGQFHDISTQTVQEGATLPLKRRQVPCCPETGEEGHSQAACPRAEDQPPAKQAPQPAAEASGNEMRAGAVSYPKP